A region from the Melioribacteraceae bacterium 4301-Me genome encodes:
- a CDS encoding FecR family protein, which translates to MDRLQLLKLIKGYEKGTLSPHEKKIIESYFESLQKKGGEWDELVMGDEEVIEEKIYSKLVQLINDNETNLVKKIVSSPSFLKIAAMIIIFISIIFGTLYIIDVHKEKNNLQTWNEKVTKIGEKSILTFLDGTKIILNANSRLKYPVNSSRYKREVYLEGEAYFEVAKDTSRPFKVYSGNIITTVMGTSFNIEAYPSENEIQISLVRGIVKVSKLDNKIKEDLVVLKPEQQLTYSKIDDVSKVGKFDKVETIGWKDNILKFNNVPLKKVFVKLERFYGLQFELLNESKANLKITANFQEESLRTVAEVIKNLTGLQYKSVVQSNIIKKVVFY; encoded by the coding sequence ATGGATAGACTACAATTATTAAAATTAATTAAAGGTTATGAAAAAGGAACACTTTCACCTCATGAAAAGAAAATAATTGAAAGCTACTTTGAATCCCTTCAAAAAAAGGGGGGTGAATGGGATGAGCTAGTCATGGGCGATGAAGAGGTAATTGAAGAAAAAATTTATTCAAAATTAGTTCAACTCATCAACGATAACGAAACTAATTTGGTTAAAAAAATTGTTAGTTCACCCTCATTTTTGAAAATTGCTGCAATGATTATAATATTTATCTCAATAATCTTTGGTACATTATACATAATAGATGTTCATAAAGAAAAAAATAATCTGCAAACTTGGAACGAAAAAGTTACAAAAATAGGCGAGAAATCTATTTTAACTTTTCTTGATGGTACTAAAATTATCTTAAACGCTAACAGTAGATTAAAATATCCAGTAAATAGTTCTCGTTATAAACGAGAAGTATATTTGGAAGGTGAAGCTTATTTTGAAGTAGCCAAAGATACTTCAAGACCCTTTAAGGTTTATTCTGGTAATATAATAACAACGGTTATGGGAACTTCATTTAATATTGAGGCTTATCCAAGTGAAAATGAGATACAAATTTCATTAGTACGCGGGATAGTAAAGGTTTCGAAGTTAGACAACAAAATAAAAGAGGATTTAGTAGTTCTTAAACCAGAACAACAATTAACCTATTCAAAAATTGACGATGTAAGTAAGGTGGGAAAATTTGACAAAGTTGAAACAATAGGTTGGAAAGATAATATACTCAAATTTAATAACGTGCCCCTAAAAAAAGTGTTTGTTAAGCTAGAAAGGTTTTATGGCTTGCAATTCGAACTGTTAAATGAATCAAAAGCTAATTTGAAAATTACTGCTAACTTTCAAGAAGAATCGCTGAGAACCGTTGCTGAAGTAATTAAAAACCTAACAGGTCTTCAATATAAATCAGTTGTTCAATCAAATATTATTAAGAAAGTTGTTTTTTATTAA
- a CDS encoding amylo-alpha-1,6-glucosidase, which translates to MDEKTIKHLIEIAKKNLERNWTGKYTKPSPQLYPHQWNWDSGFISIGYSHFNLNKARQEILSLFEAQWANGMLPHIVFNPNVSGYFPGADFWNSKLSPQAPKNIYTSGLTMPAVHSTVCLIIYKNQKNNPDKDFLKFMFEKLKKLHSFFYDYRDPNKEGLVYIRHPWESGMDNSPSWDHPLERINLTKVKIPSYKRVDNTIVSPENRPTKEDYDRYVYLVAQSKKHNYDEKLIFSESVFLIQDPLFNSILCKANEDLIEIASILKEDSSQIKEWYEQTKRSINDKLWNEEERYYTCFDLYANKQIKPGSVSGLLPIYGGIPDLKRAQLIIDKLNSPSFSNNGGETYLVPTYDMQSKEFNPVKYWRGPVWININWFLYNGLRRYNFHSQAERVLQDTFDLISRYGFYEYFNPKRNLNDFSSGAYGGNHFSWSSALFIDLFSKYLN; encoded by the coding sequence ATGGACGAGAAAACTATCAAACATCTAATTGAAATAGCTAAAAAAAATCTTGAAAGGAACTGGACAGGGAAATATACCAAACCATCACCACAACTATATCCTCATCAGTGGAATTGGGATAGCGGTTTTATCTCCATTGGATACTCCCATTTTAATTTAAATAAAGCTAGGCAAGAAATATTATCATTGTTTGAAGCGCAATGGGCGAATGGAATGCTTCCTCATATTGTTTTTAATCCAAATGTTTCAGGATATTTCCCAGGTGCTGATTTTTGGAATTCGAAACTCTCACCCCAAGCGCCTAAAAACATTTACACCTCAGGTCTCACAATGCCTGCCGTACATTCAACCGTATGTTTAATTATTTACAAAAATCAAAAAAATAACCCCGATAAAGATTTTCTTAAATTTATGTTTGAGAAGCTAAAAAAACTCCATAGTTTTTTTTATGATTATCGCGACCCAAACAAAGAGGGGTTGGTCTATATTAGGCATCCGTGGGAATCGGGAATGGACAATTCTCCATCTTGGGATCACCCTTTAGAAAGAATAAATTTGACAAAAGTAAAAATTCCTTCATACAAACGTGTAGATAATACTATAGTTTCCCCGGAAAATCGCCCTACTAAAGAAGATTATGATCGTTATGTTTATTTAGTTGCACAATCAAAAAAACATAACTATGATGAAAAACTAATCTTTTCTGAGTCTGTTTTTTTAATTCAAGATCCTTTATTTAATAGTATTCTTTGCAAAGCAAATGAGGATTTAATTGAAATAGCGTCGATACTTAAAGAAGACTCTTCACAAATTAAGGAGTGGTATGAACAAACTAAACGTTCTATAAATGACAAACTTTGGAATGAGGAAGAGCGCTATTATACTTGTTTCGATTTGTATGCAAATAAACAGATTAAGCCTGGGTCAGTCTCTGGTCTGTTGCCGATTTATGGCGGTATACCTGATTTGAAACGTGCTCAACTAATTATAGATAAATTAAACTCACCATCATTTTCTAACAACGGGGGCGAGACTTATTTGGTTCCGACTTATGATATGCAAAGTAAAGAATTTAATCCTGTTAAATACTGGCGAGGTCCTGTCTGGATTAACATAAATTGGTTTCTTTATAACGGCTTAAGACGTTATAACTTTCATTCTCAAGCCGAAAGAGTACTTCAAGATACATTCGATCTAATTAGTCGATATGGTTTTTATGAATACTTTAATCCCAAAAGAAATCTTAATGATTTTAGCAGTGGTGCTTATGGAGGAAATCATTTCTCTTGGTCTTCTGCATTGTTTATCGATCTTTTTAGTAAATATCTCAACTAA
- a CDS encoding helix-turn-helix domain-containing protein — protein MNIRHNEPFEFAFRFVTETNQNVFLTGKAGTGKTTFLQYLRQNSIKKIIIAAPTGVAAVNAGGTTLHSLFQLPLGIILPSTDFNENYSKFKNHPLLSKIHYTKEKLELLSNIELLIIDEISMASSYILDAIDTILRYVRKTNNKPFGGVQLLLIGDLYQLPPVIKRDEWEILKNFYNSIFFFDSLVLRENPPVIIEFKEIFRQSDNKFIEILNGIRNNDITEDNFNLLNSRLRKNFIPNNNDGYIILTTHNYQSDQINKQKLNELPNRSYIFNAEINGDFPEHLFPAEKELELKVGAQVMFLRNDTEEKLYFNGKLGIITKLDDNSIKVKCKDLPYEIEVKKYEWKNIRYKINTQTREISEEITGTFIQYPLRLAWAITIHKSQGLTFDKVIIDAEKAFAMGQAYVALSRCTSLEGLVLKSPIYKNFLGAHEELIEWENANNKHDIINLFNKAREEYILQELQEIFNWDKWHQELNDFYELILLNQNKISTGAISWLEKLISKQKQLAQYALKLMEFINNKSEENYKVEENNFIQKKIIEAANYLYSELNTWINQFYSHPLSVQTKKLSSQIDSAFGEIILIVEDIFNKINYCRNGFSLSDYLKYRKSTAINIKKMKSSYANNEIASFSLRSIPNPELYNQLVELRNKIAIESSLPVYMIFNNNTIKEICQLLPSSKEKLKLINGLGEKKIEKYGDRIISLVLSHCKKNNVDNSEIEKRLLLNKQKSRQGFLKKSDTVLVTLKHFKEGKNIEQIANDRGLSISTIENHIATAISLNLLQVEEVLPIEEVHKISSYFPKNLTDVRLQPIKEKAPPEISYGKLRMVLAWLQKKQNN, from the coding sequence ATGAATATTAGGCATAACGAACCTTTTGAGTTTGCATTTCGATTTGTTACAGAGACTAATCAAAATGTTTTTTTAACAGGGAAAGCTGGAACAGGTAAAACTACTTTCCTTCAGTATTTAAGGCAAAACTCTATTAAAAAAATAATAATCGCCGCGCCTACTGGCGTTGCAGCAGTAAATGCCGGCGGTACTACCCTCCATTCCCTGTTTCAACTCCCTCTTGGCATAATATTGCCTTCGACTGACTTTAATGAAAATTACAGTAAATTTAAGAACCACCCCCTCTTATCTAAAATTCACTATACAAAAGAAAAATTAGAGCTTTTAAGCAATATTGAATTACTAATAATTGACGAAATAAGCATGGCATCATCTTATATTTTAGATGCAATAGATACCATCTTACGCTATGTAAGAAAAACAAATAATAAACCATTTGGTGGTGTACAATTATTGCTCATTGGTGATCTTTATCAATTACCACCTGTGATAAAAAGAGATGAATGGGAAATTTTAAAAAATTTTTATAATTCCATTTTTTTCTTCGATAGCCTAGTTTTGAGGGAAAATCCACCTGTTATTATTGAGTTCAAAGAAATTTTTCGTCAAAGCGACAATAAATTCATTGAAATATTAAATGGCATTCGCAACAACGATATAACTGAAGATAATTTTAATTTGTTAAACTCACGCCTAAGAAAAAATTTTATCCCCAACAACAATGATGGCTATATAATCCTTACAACCCATAATTATCAATCTGATCAGATTAATAAACAAAAACTAAATGAACTACCTAACAGAAGTTATATTTTTAATGCTGAAATCAATGGTGACTTTCCCGAACATCTTTTTCCAGCTGAAAAAGAATTGGAACTGAAGGTTGGTGCACAAGTAATGTTTTTAAGAAACGATACTGAAGAAAAACTATACTTCAATGGTAAACTTGGCATAATAACAAAGCTTGATGATAATTCCATAAAAGTAAAATGCAAAGATTTACCTTACGAAATCGAAGTTAAAAAATACGAATGGAAAAACATACGATATAAAATCAATACTCAAACAAGAGAAATTAGTGAGGAAATCACTGGAACCTTTATTCAATACCCGCTTAGACTTGCATGGGCAATAACAATTCACAAAAGTCAAGGATTAACTTTCGACAAAGTAATTATAGATGCTGAAAAAGCTTTTGCAATGGGACAAGCCTATGTTGCTTTAAGTCGATGTACATCTTTAGAAGGACTTGTGCTTAAAAGTCCAATTTACAAAAATTTTTTAGGTGCACATGAAGAGCTTATTGAATGGGAAAATGCAAACAACAAACATGATATTATCAATTTATTTAACAAGGCAAGAGAAGAGTATATATTACAAGAACTGCAAGAAATATTTAACTGGGATAAGTGGCATCAAGAACTAAATGATTTTTATGAACTTATATTATTGAATCAAAATAAAATATCTACAGGCGCAATTTCGTGGTTAGAGAAACTAATAAGTAAACAAAAACAGCTTGCTCAATACGCTTTAAAACTTATGGAGTTTATTAATAATAAATCTGAAGAAAATTACAAAGTTGAAGAAAATAATTTTATCCAGAAAAAAATTATAGAGGCGGCAAATTATCTTTATAGTGAGTTAAATACATGGATAAACCAATTTTACAGCCATCCTCTTTCAGTACAAACAAAAAAATTATCAAGCCAAATAGATTCTGCATTTGGAGAAATAATCTTAATAGTTGAAGATATTTTCAACAAAATTAACTACTGTAGAAATGGTTTTTCGTTAAGTGATTATCTTAAGTATAGAAAATCTACTGCTATAAACATTAAGAAAATGAAAAGCTCTTATGCTAATAATGAAATTGCATCTTTTTCACTTCGCAGTATTCCAAATCCCGAGCTATATAACCAATTAGTTGAATTAAGAAATAAGATTGCAATTGAATCTTCTCTTCCAGTTTATATGATTTTTAATAACAATACGATAAAAGAAATATGCCAGTTATTACCATCGAGTAAAGAGAAATTAAAATTAATTAACGGTTTAGGCGAAAAGAAAATTGAAAAATACGGCGACAGAATAATTTCGTTAGTTTTAAGTCATTGCAAAAAGAATAATGTAGATAATTCTGAAATCGAAAAGAGATTATTATTAAACAAGCAGAAAAGCAGACAAGGTTTTTTAAAAAAGTCGGATACAGTATTAGTAACACTTAAGCATTTTAAAGAGGGTAAAAATATCGAACAAATTGCCAATGACAGGGGGCTATCTATAAGTACAATAGAAAATCATATTGCCACAGCAATAAGTTTAAATCTACTTCAAGTAGAAGAAGTTTTGCCAATAGAGGAAGTACATAAAATCAGCAGCTACTTTCCAAAGAACTTAACAGATGTGCGTTTGCAGCCTATCAAAGAGAAAGCACCTCCTGAAATTTCTTACGGTAAGTTAAGAATGGTATTAGCATGGCTTCAAAAAAAGCAGAACAATTAA
- a CDS encoding RNA polymerase sigma factor gives MGKKVQNKALLQIINLSDARLIKRLQEGDQKAFKEIFKLYWSKLYIYAYNILRERSICEDIIQEIFFDLWIRRNDLCITNLNAYLYQAVKYQICKYIRKSKHKEQLLDDLDVFMTFQISVEDNFERIECSENVRDAISKLPMQRRLIFELSRNENLSNKEISEKLGISIQTVKNQISKALKFIRHTLKNTFFIC, from the coding sequence ATGGGTAAAAAAGTCCAAAACAAAGCGTTACTCCAAATCATTAATTTATCCGATGCTAGATTGATTAAGCGTTTACAAGAAGGCGACCAAAAAGCATTTAAAGAAATTTTCAAGCTATATTGGTCAAAGCTATACATTTACGCATACAATATATTAAGAGAACGAAGTATTTGTGAAGATATTATTCAAGAGATCTTTTTTGACCTATGGATAAGAAGAAATGATCTGTGTATAACAAATCTTAATGCTTATTTATATCAAGCAGTTAAGTATCAAATTTGTAAGTATATTAGAAAAAGCAAGCACAAGGAACAGTTACTAGATGACCTTGACGTTTTTATGACTTTTCAAATTAGTGTAGAGGATAACTTTGAAAGGATAGAATGTAGTGAGAATGTTAGGGATGCAATATCAAAATTACCTATGCAACGCCGCTTGATTTTTGAATTAAGTAGAAATGAAAATCTTTCTAATAAGGAAATTTCCGAAAAACTTGGTATCTCAATTCAAACAGTGAAAAATCAAATAAGTAAAGCACTGAAGTTTATTAGACATACCTTAAAAAACACTTTTTTTATTTGCTAA
- a CDS encoding TonB-dependent receptor domain-containing protein: MKKNILWIVKMMAVYSFWGVILQVIIVNLIFAVAPSGAQDLHDVKISVNAVNITFQQALQIIEKKTNFRFNYIQDEIPLSEKVTVKVEDESLYNVLEALSKEYGLIFNRINNQITIKKATVEDKERIKSLFEGGTIKGKIIDRTGAPVPFANVIIMGTQIGTAANANGEYEIMNVPVGKVTVKVSAVGYKSESQQVTLQTGETKVLDFTLLPDILQLNEIVKTGTRSERPQKETSVSISVLGGELIQVSNASSIADVLAQVPGISAEGGGGEVASNIFVRGVPAGGQYRYQTLQVDGMALRSIGDDGGMSAQDVYFRQDLNIDRVEVVKGGSSALFGFSAPGGIINYISKTGGPTLKTTVKLTTGDKNLYRYDFNSNGPLGETWKFNLGGFYRYDEGPRVSGLPTQGFQFRGNITKLLNNGYMRFYLTLINDRVQFFLPVPFDSKTKQIAIAKDGTLNSDEAADFSFPTPDGTFTSRMSNGVLTKGPTAMFEFYNEFGDGWSFSNKIKLMDVQHEFNIFIPSVASPINSFVKTYLKNPGDQAILSYTKHPGLAVNVPAVIPQGTWARIRPTTDLATQFVLQKKITTESSEHRLSLGSYISRTEYGDKILFTQALFELADRPKLMDLAIKDANGNLTFITRNGVLSAVPNYRNSKIFSNNLSIFAGDEMTINQNLRIDIGFRYEKQSGVVQVENLKSYDLRTANDQSLAISNIQWGSGKFIRRDVQFSDWAGSLGFNYAVNDQFNFYAVGSKSYVFPGLTTFAGNVSLDAQGNFKQPTPDKNETFIQLEGGTKFSFSEFGGSLAIFYLHINDRLQSNLRIIDGQNVLVTEAVGKSKSVGIEFTGTYAPIALKGFTLQTSITYQDPRYVDFNVFNVSTGSVTSLKDKKPLRQANFMTNTTLNYENNGVDLSINWSYTGSRYADDANLFQLDAFHVVSAGIGYTFKFMQAQSLRLGVHVYNLFDSLGLTEGDPRLSTGVDPTQFPYLNARPILPRRVTFDLTYNL, encoded by the coding sequence ATGAAAAAAAATATTCTATGGATAGTCAAAATGATGGCTGTTTATTCTTTTTGGGGGGTAATTTTACAGGTCATTATTGTTAATCTAATCTTTGCTGTAGCGCCTTCGGGTGCTCAAGATTTACATGATGTTAAAATTAGTGTTAATGCTGTTAACATTACTTTCCAGCAGGCTCTACAGATTATAGAGAAAAAAACCAATTTCAGATTCAATTATATTCAGGATGAAATTCCACTTAGTGAAAAAGTAACAGTTAAAGTAGAAGATGAATCACTTTATAATGTTCTTGAGGCTTTATCTAAAGAATATGGATTGATATTTAATAGAATTAATAATCAGATTACAATTAAAAAAGCTACAGTGGAGGATAAGGAGAGAATCAAATCTTTATTTGAAGGAGGCACGATTAAAGGGAAAATTATAGATAGAACAGGAGCGCCAGTACCTTTCGCAAATGTGATTATAATGGGTACACAAATCGGCACCGCTGCTAATGCTAACGGTGAATACGAAATAATGAATGTTCCAGTTGGAAAAGTAACTGTGAAAGTCTCAGCGGTTGGTTACAAAAGTGAATCTCAACAGGTGACTTTGCAAACCGGAGAAACTAAGGTATTAGATTTCACTTTGTTGCCAGACATTTTGCAGCTAAACGAAATTGTTAAAACTGGTACAAGAAGCGAGAGACCACAAAAAGAAACTAGTGTTTCAATTTCAGTATTAGGGGGCGAATTAATCCAAGTTTCTAATGCTTCTAGCATAGCAGATGTTTTAGCACAAGTACCAGGTATTTCTGCTGAAGGCGGCGGTGGTGAAGTGGCTTCGAATATTTTTGTACGCGGAGTTCCTGCCGGGGGTCAATATCGTTACCAAACATTGCAAGTGGATGGTATGGCTCTTCGTTCTATAGGAGATGATGGTGGAATGTCTGCCCAAGATGTTTATTTTAGGCAGGACCTTAACATAGATAGAGTAGAAGTAGTAAAGGGCGGTAGTTCTGCTTTGTTCGGATTTAGTGCACCAGGTGGAATTATTAATTACATAAGTAAAACTGGGGGTCCTACACTAAAAACCACAGTTAAATTGACCACAGGCGATAAAAATTTGTACAGGTATGATTTTAATAGCAACGGACCACTCGGTGAGACTTGGAAATTTAACTTGGGCGGGTTCTATCGTTATGATGAAGGACCTAGGGTAAGTGGATTACCCACACAGGGTTTTCAGTTTAGAGGTAATATAACAAAGTTGCTGAACAATGGTTACATGAGGTTTTATCTAACTCTTATTAATGATAGAGTTCAATTCTTTTTACCGGTTCCTTTCGATAGTAAAACAAAACAAATTGCAATTGCTAAGGATGGCACACTTAATTCAGACGAAGCTGCAGATTTTAGTTTTCCTACGCCGGATGGTACTTTTACTTCTCGTATGTCAAATGGGGTGTTGACAAAAGGTCCAACCGCTATGTTTGAATTTTATAACGAATTTGGAGATGGCTGGTCATTTTCAAACAAAATTAAGTTGATGGATGTTCAACATGAATTTAATATTTTTATCCCATCTGTTGCCTCGCCAATTAATAGTTTTGTTAAAACTTATTTAAAAAACCCTGGCGATCAAGCAATCCTCTCCTATACAAAACATCCTGGTTTAGCTGTTAATGTTCCAGCTGTTATACCCCAAGGCACTTGGGCAAGAATAAGACCAACAACTGATTTAGCTACACAATTTGTCCTTCAGAAAAAAATTACCACTGAATCATCAGAGCATAGATTGTCATTAGGTTCTTATATTTCTAGAACAGAATATGGCGATAAAATTCTTTTTACTCAAGCATTGTTTGAGCTGGCAGATAGACCTAAACTTATGGATTTAGCTATAAAAGATGCTAATGGAAATCTAACCTTTATAACAAGAAACGGGGTTCTCTCAGCAGTACCCAATTATCGTAATTCTAAGATTTTTAGTAATAACCTCTCAATTTTTGCCGGTGATGAAATGACAATTAACCAGAATTTGAGAATTGATATTGGTTTTAGATATGAAAAACAATCTGGGGTTGTTCAAGTAGAAAACTTAAAGAGTTACGATTTGAGAACTGCGAACGACCAATCCTTAGCTATTTCAAACATACAATGGGGTAGTGGTAAATTTATTAGACGTGATGTTCAGTTTAGTGATTGGGCTGGTTCTTTGGGATTTAATTATGCAGTAAATGATCAGTTTAATTTTTATGCTGTTGGAAGCAAATCTTATGTCTTCCCAGGTTTAACAACTTTTGCAGGTAATGTTTCTTTAGATGCACAGGGTAATTTTAAACAACCAACACCTGATAAGAACGAAACATTTATTCAATTAGAAGGAGGAACAAAGTTTAGTTTTTCGGAATTTGGAGGCTCTTTAGCAATATTTTACCTGCATATTAATGATAGATTACAATCTAATTTAAGAATTATTGATGGTCAAAACGTACTTGTAACTGAAGCCGTTGGTAAAAGTAAATCTGTAGGTATTGAATTTACGGGTACTTATGCACCAATTGCATTGAAAGGATTTACATTACAAACATCTATAACTTATCAGGACCCAAGATACGTTGACTTTAATGTTTTCAATGTGAGCACAGGTTCAGTTACTAGTTTAAAAGACAAAAAACCGCTTAGACAAGCAAATTTTATGACTAACACAACTCTTAATTATGAAAACAATGGGGTAGATTTATCCATCAACTGGAGTTACACAGGAAGCAGGTATGCTGACGATGCCAATTTATTTCAATTGGATGCCTTTCATGTTGTTTCTGCAGGTATTGGCTATACGTTTAAGTTTATGCAAGCTCAATCCCTTCGCTTAGGTGTACATGTGTATAATTTATTTGATTCATTGGGATTAACAGAGGGTGATCCCAGATTATCAACTGGTGTTGACCCAACTCAGTTCCCTTATTTAAATGCTCGCCCAATATTACCTAGAAGGGTAACTTTCGATTTGACTTATAATTTATAA
- a CDS encoding sodium:solute symporter, producing MNLLDWLIIIFYSGGLLLIGYHFSKSQKDTSDYFLAGRSFGWFPIALSTMATQLSAISFISAPAFVGLRENGGLKWLSFEFAVPLAMIFLMYVIIPPLYKANVVSIYGFLEERFGLSTRLIISLVFQFSRAFATGISVYALAIVLSAVLGIPIWITIIIAGVVTLIYSTLGGMKAVVYTDVIQMIILLIGIFLCGWVGLKELGGLQNFISNVDRSRLMAVNFSDIGIGKGSEFGFLPMVIGGFFLYASYYGCDQTQAQRALTGKNFNEVKTALLVNGLFRFPITLSYCLVGLIIGTFALMNSHFLNLIPKDKTDYMIPIFIINFMPNGLIGILIVAILSAAMSSLSSTMNSLAAVAVEDLIIRRKSVKISDEKYVKYSRWFTIFWGFVCIGVAFLAGNIASTVIEAINKVGSLFYGPILATFILAILSKKVNATAVNIGLISGVAFNFLLWIFAENFIFWFWWNFTGAAITIIFALMSMKIIKNKKPQNIPSHKEKTPLFYLETLTLIGYFIFIVALSFSLHFLIPN from the coding sequence ATGAATTTATTGGATTGGTTAATTATAATTTTTTATTCTGGTGGACTTCTCTTAATTGGATATCATTTTAGTAAAAGTCAAAAAGATACCAGCGATTACTTTCTTGCGGGAAGGTCGTTCGGATGGTTCCCCATAGCACTTTCTACAATGGCTACTCAGCTTAGTGCGATCAGCTTTATATCTGCCCCAGCTTTTGTTGGCTTGAGGGAAAATGGGGGACTAAAATGGTTAAGTTTCGAATTTGCAGTACCGCTTGCAATGATTTTTTTGATGTATGTGATAATTCCTCCACTTTATAAAGCTAATGTTGTTAGTATTTATGGTTTTCTTGAAGAAAGATTTGGTCTAAGCACAAGATTGATTATTAGTCTTGTTTTTCAATTTAGCAGGGCATTTGCTACTGGCATTTCAGTTTATGCTTTAGCGATTGTTCTTTCTGCAGTATTAGGTATTCCTATTTGGATTACAATAATAATTGCTGGTGTGGTAACCTTAATTTACAGTACATTAGGAGGAATGAAAGCAGTTGTGTACACTGACGTTATACAAATGATAATTTTATTAATTGGAATTTTTTTATGTGGATGGGTTGGGTTAAAAGAATTAGGGGGCCTGCAAAATTTTATTTCTAATGTTGACCGATCTAGGTTAATGGCAGTAAATTTTTCTGATATTGGAATTGGGAAAGGTTCTGAGTTTGGTTTTTTACCTATGGTGATTGGTGGGTTTTTCCTATATGCGTCTTATTATGGATGCGATCAAACTCAAGCTCAAAGAGCGTTGACTGGTAAAAATTTTAACGAGGTGAAAACAGCCTTGCTTGTTAATGGTCTTTTTAGATTTCCGATAACTCTTAGTTATTGTTTAGTTGGACTAATTATAGGGACTTTCGCATTAATGAATTCCCATTTTTTGAACTTAATCCCAAAAGATAAAACCGATTATATGATACCTATATTTATAATAAACTTTATGCCAAATGGTTTGATAGGAATACTTATAGTTGCTATTCTATCCGCTGCTATGTCTTCCCTGAGTTCTACAATGAATTCTTTAGCTGCTGTTGCAGTTGAAGATTTAATTATAAGAAGAAAATCAGTTAAGATATCTGATGAAAAATATGTTAAATACTCTAGATGGTTCACAATTTTTTGGGGCTTTGTTTGTATTGGGGTGGCTTTTCTCGCTGGCAATATTGCTAGTACAGTAATTGAAGCGATTAATAAAGTTGGCTCACTTTTTTATGGACCTATTTTAGCGACTTTTATCTTAGCCATTCTTTCTAAAAAAGTAAATGCTACTGCTGTTAATATTGGATTAATCTCTGGCGTTGCGTTCAACTTTCTTTTATGGATTTTTGCCGAGAATTTTATTTTTTGGTTTTGGTGGAATTTTACCGGCGCTGCAATTACTATCATATTTGCATTAATGAGTATGAAAATAATTAAGAATAAGAAACCGCAGAATATACCATCACATAAAGAAAAAACTCCTCTTTTTTATTTAGAGACATTAACGTTAATTGGGTATTTTATTTTTATTGTCGCCCTCAGTTTTTCATTACATTTCTTAATTCCCAATTAA